The Euphorbia lathyris chromosome 3, ddEupLath1.1, whole genome shotgun sequence genome contains a region encoding:
- the LOC136224885 gene encoding copper transporter 1-like — protein sequence MNHGNHNDMSSMNMNNNSTGGMPSHHKMMMHMTFYWGKDALILFSGWPGTRSGMYVLALILVFVLSFLVEFLSQCQIIKPGSSDFTAGVIQTLMHALRVGLAYMVMLAIMSFNGGVFLVAVAGHTLGFLLFGSRLFKKISPTIKTSDLPPMRC from the coding sequence ATGAATCATGGTAATCATAACGACATGTCAAGCATGAACATGAACAACAACAGCACAGGTGGAATGCCTTCACATCATAAGATGATGATGCACATGACATTCTATTGGGGAAAAGATGCTCTAATTCTCTTCTCAGGATGGCCTGGAACTAGAAGTGGAATGTATGTTCTAgctttaattttagtttttgttCTCTCCTTTCTTGTTGAGTTTCTTTCTCAATGTCAAATTATAAAACCTGGTTCCTCTGATTTCACTGCAGGTGTAATCCAGACTTTAATGCATGCTCTAAGGGTTGGCTTGGCCTATATGGTTATGTTGGCCATTATGTCTTTTAATGGTGGTGTCTTCTTGGTTGCTGTTGCTGGTCATACACTTGGTTTTTTGCTTTTCGGCAGTCGGCTTTTCAAGAAAATCTCTCCCACCATCAAAACTTCTGATCTTCCTCCGATGAGGTGTTGA